A genomic segment from Drosophila willistoni isolate 14030-0811.24 chromosome 2L unlocalized genomic scaffold, UCI_dwil_1.1 Seg168, whole genome shotgun sequence encodes:
- the LOC6652345 gene encoding uncharacterized protein LOC6652345 isoform X2 gives MANMISNNNNKTNSSTSSGANSSSYAYNNYNNSVSGGESGAGGGVGGGSGRVQTLRDVCNMLMPNQYTIPTGGCAYDHIINLMRDLNLQDDGIVYNTKIKAIETDFCNIVQDETMLCESMEYMNEKALSDSDTALKFALLFSSRNFDALAMKETKVRSAMLKILETNFINADAYRVHDKNRLYNSIILLGEYYNRVRLADHAPITILADSLLNLLIREINDTSVVIGTRLARLVLSQITLNGELMRKTHKEQIDQLLFHVRRHLILQPALTAKVKAMLMMVLDLFYSHFRHIGNELEAMYTDYLVVEEGEEEEDGLNNNQNGGDLPSAQIQEGENGNKVLNSSQEHDSFDSQPTSTKKWSEQVCEDSFCETEGTGADDDQYDNENLVNSYAASSSSQGRPDSNTRGRRTYQPRSAPRPLKQQQLDQQSQDNTSDQYPSMASSEDRDESKPLPSWRKTRFNRVNNDAGDQHNGRSRNQQRRFSASFDDDQHSVRSEGGPNLRLYSIQDRRKHSQERYERNQVGGLGSNYNSIVNSNWDQRDRDDRSERSYISNYERGNSYKRGGRYNNRNTYDKPPRFQKQQQQQQQQHHHHGQSGGHKIHSDTWRRSNTAVNAYQDENCAYNSNGPDSNSRSSSRARTLPRPAKSQMDDGGRKSNYRFSQSPSHAKAGGSAGSGAQHSFPRYSSQSSLASEASSTFDRRQQHHSHQQPKRHRNFTRRSQPDIHQPQNAGSWQHESPQSQSQSQPSSKDESELVRNAQQTTKYMNYLSAQK, from the exons atggctaaTATGAttagcaataacaacaacaaaacgaatAGCTCAACCAGCAGTGGCGCCAATTCATCTTCCTACGCttacaacaattacaacaacagtGTCAGTGGTGGAGAGAGTGGAGCCGGAGGCGGAGTTGGAGGAGGATCTGGTCGAGTACAAACATTGCGCGATGTTTGCAATATGCTGATGCCCAACCAATACACGATACCAACAGGTGGTTGTGCTTATGACCATATTATCAACCTAATGCGAGACCTCAATCTGCAGGACGATGGTATTGTCTATAATACAAAGATCAAAGCCATTGAAACTGACTTTTGTAATATAGTGCAAGACGAGACGATGTTGTG TGAATCTATGGAATATATGAATGAAAAAGCCCTTTCGGACAGCGACACGGCATTAAAGTTTGCCCTTCTCTTCTCTTCGCGCAATTTTGATGCTCTGGCCATGAAGGAGACAAAAGTGCGCAGTGCCATGCTAAAAATACTTGAGACTAACTTTATAAACGCCGATGCATATCGTGTTCATGATAAGAATCGTCTTTACAACTCTATTATTCTACTGGGAGAATATTATAATCGGGTGCGACTAGCGGATCATGCTCCCATCACAATTCTGGCCGATTCGCTGCTTAATCTATTGATACGGGAGATAAATGACACCAGTGTTGTGATTGGCACACGCCTGGCACGTTTGGTGCTCTCACAGATTACCCTTAATGGTGAATTAATGCGCAAGACCCACAAGGAGCAAATAGATCAGTTGCTATTCCATGTCAGACGCCACTTAATCCTCCAGCCCGCCTTGACAGCTAAAGTGAAGGCCATGCTCATGATGGTGCTGGATTTGTTTTACAGTCACTTTCGTCACATCGGAAATGAGCTGGAAGCCATGTATACCGACTATCTGGTTGTGGAGGAAGGCGAGGAAGAGGAAGATGGGCTGAATAACAACCAAAATGGTGGAGATTTACCGTCTGCCCAGATCCAGGAGGGAGAAAATGGCAACAAAGTTCTTAACTCGTCACAAGAGCACGACTCTTTCGATTCGCAGCCAACTTCTACCAAGAAATGGAGCGAACAGGTCTGTGAGGATTCCTTTTGTGAGACTGAAGGCACTGGGGCAGACGACGATCAGTACGACAATGAAAATTTGGTGAATTCATATGCTGCATCATCCTCGTCACAAGGACGCCCCGACTCGAACACCCGGGGTCGTCGTACCTATCAGCCACGCAGTGCTCCCCGTCCATTAAAACAACAGCAGCTTGATCAGCAATCACAAGACAA CACCTCCGACCAATATCCTTCCATGGCCAGCAGTGAAGATCGCGATGAGTCTAAACCCCTACCGAGTTGGCGCAAGACCCGATTTAATCGGGTCAACAACGATGCTGGTGATCAGCACAATGGACGCTCCCGTAACCAGCAACGACGGTTTAGTGCCAGCTTTGACGACGATCAACATAGTGTGCGCAGTGAAGGTGGTCCTAATTTACGTTTATATAGCATACAAGATCGCAGAAAGCATTCCCAGGAGCGATACGAACGCAATCAAGTCGGTGGATTAGGGTCTAACTATAACAGCATTGTGAACTCCAACTGGGATCAGCGCGATCGGGATGATCGCAGCGAACGCTCCTACATAAGCAATTATGAGCGTGGGAATAGCTACAAGCGTGGTGGTCGGTACAACAATCGCAACACTTACGACAAGCCACCGCGCTTtcagaagcaacagcagcagcaacaacaacagcatcatcatcatggtcAGTCTGGTGGGCATAAGATTCATAGCGACACTTGGCGACGATCGAATACGGCAGTCAATGCATATCAGGATGAAAACTGTGCCTATAACTCCAACGGACCAGATTCGAATAGTCGGAGCTCATCGCGAGCACGTACATTGCCGCGACCAGCTAAATCTCAAATGGATGATGGTGGAAGGAAATCCAATTATCGCTTCAGTCAGAGTCCAAGCCATGCAAAAGCAGGAGGTAGCGCAGGAAGCGGCGCCCAACATAGCTTCCCTCGCTACAGCAGTCAAAGTAGCCTAGCCAGCGAGGCGTCTAGCACATTTGATCGCCGCCAGCAGCATCATTCACACCAGCAGCCAAAACGACATCGCAACTTCACACGTCGTTCCCAGCCCGATATACATCAGCCGCAGAATGCAGGCAGCTGGCAGCATGAATCGCCACAGTCGCAATCGCAGTCACAGCCATCGTCCAAAGATGAAAGCGAGTTGGTACGCAATGCCCAGCAGACCACCAAGTATATGAACTACCTTTCGGCGCAAAAATGA
- the LOC6652500 gene encoding armadillo repeat-containing protein 6 homolog, producing MAKVISQDTFDDVVKENVVEFSMSPSEAKEETIKQFEAQGINLANIIKDLSIDADTGRPIINETVDKLKSHIGEKSTDSAQLLNYLSVLEAECQKSLAHRVLAGKNGAHDALITLLEQLLAAEVLNEELLLKCLLAVNSLTNKQPDLFDAEALTVVLKLLALKDRTDVLCLTLQWMQKACLMHEMNRQNIMSTSALKIMKPLLGKDNGRLVRDLTAVFRFLVLDDDIRVEFGCAHEHARQIANEMLVPLVELLPAFEDVNILADLFLTLGTLAVRQELCTVIDDAGGLKLVFDIMSTNLEQVRLNREALKLLRALAGHDAVKAHIVQQGVAPIIKQLLENHLNNETIVSAALACITTLTLRVKEHSAAFFDTGIAEIIVESLRSHPKNKIVQRNGAWAIRNMVSRSRNQSESWLSYGIEDLLNAAMKEHPSVEQDIKAALRDLGCAVHLREEWTGKAEKKIAA from the exons ATGGCCAAGGTAATATCACAGGACACATTTGACGATGTCGTCAAGGAGAATGTGGTGGAGTTTTCTATGAGCCCTTCGGAAGCAAAAGAAGAAACCATCAAACAATTCGAGGCACAG GGCATCAATCTGGCCAACATTATCAAAGATTTGTCTATTGATGCTGACACGGGCAGGCCGATTATCAACGAGACTGTGGACAAACTAAAGTCGCACATTGGGGAAAAGTCAACGGATTCAGCACAACTGTTAAACTATTTGTCTGTCCTGGAGGCGGAATGTCAGAAATCCTTGGCCCATCGTGTGCTTGCTGGCAAGAACGGAGCTCATGATGCCTTAATCACACTTCTGGAGCAATTACTGGCCGCAGAGGTTCTGAACGAGGAGCTGCTCTTAAAATGTTTACTCGCTGTAAACAGTCTAACTAACAAGCAACCAGATCTGTTTGATGCGGAAGCCCTGACAGTAGTGCTTAAGTTATTGGCACTTAAGGATCGCACTGATGTACTTTGCCTTACGCTCCAGTGGATGCAGAAAGCATGCTTGATGCATGAAATGAATAGACAGAATATAATGAGCACCAGCGCCTTAAAGATAATGAAGCCTTTGCTAGGCAAGGACAACGGGCGACTTGTCAGGGATCTAACGGCTGTGTTTCGTTTCTTGGTATTGGATGATGATATACGTGTAGAATTCGGTTGTGCCCATGAGCACGCCCGACAGATAGCCAACGAAATGCTTGTTCCTCTGGTAGAGCTGCTCCCCGCATTTGAAGATGTAAACATCTTGGCTGATTTATTTCTTACGTTAGGCACCTTGGCAGTACGTCAGGAATTATGCACGGTGATTGACGATGCAGGAGGTCTAAAGCTGGTCTTTGACATAATGAGTACAAATCTCGAGCAAGTACGTCTTAATCGTGAGGCTTTAAAGCTACTGCGTGCGTTGGCTGGTCATGATGCTGTTAAGGCTCACATTGTGCAACAGGGAGTGGCACCAATTATCAAACAGCTTTTGGAAAATCATCTGAACAATGAGACTATTGTATCCGCCGCCTTGGCCTGCATTACAACATTGACTTTACGCGTTAAGGAACACAGTGCAGCCTTTTTTGATACAGGCATAGCCGAGATTATCGTAGAGTCACTTCGCTCTCAtcctaaaaacaaaatagtcCAACGCAATGGGGCCTGGGCCATACGCAATATGGTGTCACGTTCACGCAATCAATCTGAATCTTGGCTATCTTATGGCATCGAAGATCTCCTTAATGCGGCCATGAAGGAGCATCCTAGTGTGGAGCAGGACATCAAAGCTGCATTGCGCGACTTGGGCTGTGCTGTGCATCTCCGAGAGGAGTGGACTGGCAAAGCGGAGAAAAAAATCGCCGCATAG
- the LOC6652345 gene encoding uncharacterized protein LOC6652345 isoform X1, whose amino-acid sequence MANMISNNNNKTNSSTSSGANSSSYAYNNYNNSVSGGESGAGGGVGGGSGRVQTLRDVCNMLMPNQYTIPTGGCAYDHIINLMRDLNLQDDGIVYNTKIKAIETDFCNIVQDETMLCESMEYMNEKALSDSDTALKFALLFSSRNFDALAMKETKVRSAMLKILETNFINADAYRVHDKNRLYNSIILLGEYYNRVRLADHAPITILADSLLNLLIREINDTSVVIGTRLARLVLSQITLNGELMRKTHKEQIDQLLFHVRRHLILQPALTAKVKAMLMMVLDLFYSHFRHIGNELEAMYTDYLVVEEGEEEEDGLNNNQNGGDLPSAQIQEGENGNKVLNSSQEHDSFDSQPTSTKKWSEQVCEDSFCETEGTGADDDQYDNENLVNSYAASSSSQGRPDSNTRGRRTYQPRSAPRPLKQQQLDQQSQDNSTSDQYPSMASSEDRDESKPLPSWRKTRFNRVNNDAGDQHNGRSRNQQRRFSASFDDDQHSVRSEGGPNLRLYSIQDRRKHSQERYERNQVGGLGSNYNSIVNSNWDQRDRDDRSERSYISNYERGNSYKRGGRYNNRNTYDKPPRFQKQQQQQQQQHHHHGQSGGHKIHSDTWRRSNTAVNAYQDENCAYNSNGPDSNSRSSSRARTLPRPAKSQMDDGGRKSNYRFSQSPSHAKAGGSAGSGAQHSFPRYSSQSSLASEASSTFDRRQQHHSHQQPKRHRNFTRRSQPDIHQPQNAGSWQHESPQSQSQSQPSSKDESELVRNAQQTTKYMNYLSAQK is encoded by the exons atggctaaTATGAttagcaataacaacaacaaaacgaatAGCTCAACCAGCAGTGGCGCCAATTCATCTTCCTACGCttacaacaattacaacaacagtGTCAGTGGTGGAGAGAGTGGAGCCGGAGGCGGAGTTGGAGGAGGATCTGGTCGAGTACAAACATTGCGCGATGTTTGCAATATGCTGATGCCCAACCAATACACGATACCAACAGGTGGTTGTGCTTATGACCATATTATCAACCTAATGCGAGACCTCAATCTGCAGGACGATGGTATTGTCTATAATACAAAGATCAAAGCCATTGAAACTGACTTTTGTAATATAGTGCAAGACGAGACGATGTTGTG TGAATCTATGGAATATATGAATGAAAAAGCCCTTTCGGACAGCGACACGGCATTAAAGTTTGCCCTTCTCTTCTCTTCGCGCAATTTTGATGCTCTGGCCATGAAGGAGACAAAAGTGCGCAGTGCCATGCTAAAAATACTTGAGACTAACTTTATAAACGCCGATGCATATCGTGTTCATGATAAGAATCGTCTTTACAACTCTATTATTCTACTGGGAGAATATTATAATCGGGTGCGACTAGCGGATCATGCTCCCATCACAATTCTGGCCGATTCGCTGCTTAATCTATTGATACGGGAGATAAATGACACCAGTGTTGTGATTGGCACACGCCTGGCACGTTTGGTGCTCTCACAGATTACCCTTAATGGTGAATTAATGCGCAAGACCCACAAGGAGCAAATAGATCAGTTGCTATTCCATGTCAGACGCCACTTAATCCTCCAGCCCGCCTTGACAGCTAAAGTGAAGGCCATGCTCATGATGGTGCTGGATTTGTTTTACAGTCACTTTCGTCACATCGGAAATGAGCTGGAAGCCATGTATACCGACTATCTGGTTGTGGAGGAAGGCGAGGAAGAGGAAGATGGGCTGAATAACAACCAAAATGGTGGAGATTTACCGTCTGCCCAGATCCAGGAGGGAGAAAATGGCAACAAAGTTCTTAACTCGTCACAAGAGCACGACTCTTTCGATTCGCAGCCAACTTCTACCAAGAAATGGAGCGAACAGGTCTGTGAGGATTCCTTTTGTGAGACTGAAGGCACTGGGGCAGACGACGATCAGTACGACAATGAAAATTTGGTGAATTCATATGCTGCATCATCCTCGTCACAAGGACGCCCCGACTCGAACACCCGGGGTCGTCGTACCTATCAGCCACGCAGTGCTCCCCGTCCATTAAAACAACAGCAGCTTGATCAGCAATCACAAGACAA CAGCACCTCCGACCAATATCCTTCCATGGCCAGCAGTGAAGATCGCGATGAGTCTAAACCCCTACCGAGTTGGCGCAAGACCCGATTTAATCGGGTCAACAACGATGCTGGTGATCAGCACAATGGACGCTCCCGTAACCAGCAACGACGGTTTAGTGCCAGCTTTGACGACGATCAACATAGTGTGCGCAGTGAAGGTGGTCCTAATTTACGTTTATATAGCATACAAGATCGCAGAAAGCATTCCCAGGAGCGATACGAACGCAATCAAGTCGGTGGATTAGGGTCTAACTATAACAGCATTGTGAACTCCAACTGGGATCAGCGCGATCGGGATGATCGCAGCGAACGCTCCTACATAAGCAATTATGAGCGTGGGAATAGCTACAAGCGTGGTGGTCGGTACAACAATCGCAACACTTACGACAAGCCACCGCGCTTtcagaagcaacagcagcagcaacaacaacagcatcatcatcatggtcAGTCTGGTGGGCATAAGATTCATAGCGACACTTGGCGACGATCGAATACGGCAGTCAATGCATATCAGGATGAAAACTGTGCCTATAACTCCAACGGACCAGATTCGAATAGTCGGAGCTCATCGCGAGCACGTACATTGCCGCGACCAGCTAAATCTCAAATGGATGATGGTGGAAGGAAATCCAATTATCGCTTCAGTCAGAGTCCAAGCCATGCAAAAGCAGGAGGTAGCGCAGGAAGCGGCGCCCAACATAGCTTCCCTCGCTACAGCAGTCAAAGTAGCCTAGCCAGCGAGGCGTCTAGCACATTTGATCGCCGCCAGCAGCATCATTCACACCAGCAGCCAAAACGACATCGCAACTTCACACGTCGTTCCCAGCCCGATATACATCAGCCGCAGAATGCAGGCAGCTGGCAGCATGAATCGCCACAGTCGCAATCGCAGTCACAGCCATCGTCCAAAGATGAAAGCGAGTTGGTACGCAATGCCCAGCAGACCACCAAGTATATGAACTACCTTTCGGCGCAAAAATGA
- the LOC6652499 gene encoding uncharacterized protein LOC6652499 — protein MQNLNQNPSPAGANSSSSGSGSKRTNTCVKIDITNCKSNPESPHRPNSVSNTPGGNSATSAGMGSAGLLQVPTHHNLQLDKISVRSISSEDISNGGSGKCCSAAARNPTIKTGRRLQLMQMIILPFIPILALIVQTSVSLQEILEYRADVADIETQVTIATDLGKVVTRLQLERSEVAFYIFTNGSKQRANLTQRFTNTDHALNNMTTWSEISVPTAPDEDEDDREVMLNRNEFQSRLNEFRDRVRLEPEDSSITEVMNWYTSINRGLLHHLNEQIKETDNSGVWRYLVGFKNLLKSIECQNIATSFGIRYYGRGSLTAENFVSYVRYEFMAREMINSTLNYAPMLKYMYTNITSSKKFHRAKLMSNTVLKNKPNVSDERSAIEYYELMNNYTEDLRILQKALRRFIKEYVDETLMEADSKEAIGIAILVVVLLVSPIIIILVKNAAATIQLYALNLSQKAKELKREKRKSDSLLFQMLPPSVAMQLKQTQQVPAELYEAVTIYFSDIVGFTEIAADCTPLEVVTFLNSIYRVFDERIECYDVYKVETIGDSYMVASGLPVKNGNKHISEIATMALDLLDASSLFRIPRAGEFVQIRCGVHTGPVVAGIVGTKMPRYCLFGDTVNTASRMESTGEAQKIHITEEMHDSLQQVGGFKTEHRGLIDVKGKGLMSTYWLTCKDGPVKMLREEISWRADIQPVFLDHLKMHPPTDYKLPKRK, from the exons ATGCAGAATCTGAACCAAAACCCTTCCCCAGCGGgtgccaacagcagcagcagcggcagcggcagcaaaaGGACCAACACGTGCGTCAAGATCGACATCACCAATTGCAAATCGAATCCCGAATCGCCCCACCGCCCCAACTCAGTCTCCAACACCCCAGGGGGAAATTCCGCAACAAGTGCGGGTATGGGTTCGGCTGGTCTCCTCCAAGTCCCCACCCATCACAATCTGCAGCTCGATAAAATTTCCGTACGCTCGATTAGTTCCGAGGATATATCCAATGGTGGAAGTGGAAAATGTTGCAGTGCCGCTGCCAGGAATCCAACCATAAAAACCGGACGGCGCCTGCAACTGATGCAG ATGATAATTCTACCATTTATACCAATATTGGCACTGATTGTACAAACATCTGTATCGCTGCAAGAGATACTCGAGTACAGGGCCGATGTGGCCGATATAGAGACACAG GTAACTATTGCAACGGATTTGGGTAAAGTGGTAACACGTCTTCAACTAGAACGTTCTGAAGTGGCCTTCTACATCTTCACCAATGGCAGCAAACAGCG TGCCAATCTCACACAGCGGTTTACTAATACCGACCATGCCCTAAATAACATGACAACGTGGAGTGAAATAAGTGTGCCCACTGCGccggatgaggatgaggatgaccGGGAAGTCATGCTGAATCGTAATGAGTTTCAGAGTCGTCTCAATGAGTTTAGAGATCGAGTGCGGCTGGAACCGGAAGATAGTTCCATTACAGAAGTTATGAATTGGTATACATCGATTAATCGAGGACTATTACATCATCTGAACGAGCAAATCAAAGAGACTGATAACAGTGGCGTGTGGCG CTATTTAGTTGGTTTCAAAAATCTGTTAAAGAGCATTGAATGCCAGAATATAGCCACCTCGTTTGGCATTCGCTACTATGGCCGAGGATCGCTCACAGCTGAAAACTTTGTATCCTATGTGCGTTATGAGTTCATGGCGCGAGAAATGATTAATTCGACCCTCAACTATGCGCCAATGTTGAAGTACATGTACACAAATATAACGAGTAGCAAGAAATTCCATAGGGCGAAACTCAT GAGCAACACTGTGCTAAAAAACAAACCGAACGTATCCGATGAACGAAGCGCCATTGAGTATTACGAACTTATGAACAATTATACCGAGGATCTGAGAATATTGCAAAAGGCATTGCGCCGCTTCATCAA GGAGTATGTTGACGAAACTCTAATGGAGGCAGATAGCAAAGAAGCCATTGGCATTGCCATATTGGTAGTTGTCTTACTGGTATCgcccattattattatattggTAAAGAATGCAGCAGCCACCATTCAG TTGTATGCCTTGAATCTGTCACAGAAGGCCAAGGAACTGAAGCGTGAGAAACGTAAAAGTGATTCGCTGCTATTCCAAATGCTTCCACCCAGCGTGGCCATGCAACTTAAGCAAACGCAGCAG GTGCCAGCCGAGCTCTACGAAGCAGTTACCATCTATTTTAGCGACATTGTGGGCTTCACCGAAATCGCGGCTGATTGCACACCGTTGGAG GTGGTGACATTTCTCAATTCCATTTATCGTGTATTTGATGAGCGTATTGAATGTTACGATGTCTATAAGGTGGAAACCATCGGCGATTCCTATATGGTGGCTTCTGGGCTGCCGGTTAAAAACg GCAACAAGCACATTAGCGAGATTGCAACAATGGCCCTTGATTTGTTGGATGCTTCGTCTCTTTTTCGTATTCCTCGAGCTGGGGAATTCGTTCAGATAAGATGCGGAGTGCACACGGGACCAGTGGTCGCCGGAATAGTGGGCACCAAGATGCCACGCTATTGCTTATTTGGCGACACTGTTAATACGGCTTCACGCATGGAAAGCACCGGAGAGGCCCAAAAGATACATATCACCGAAGAGATGCACGATTCACTACAGCAGGTGGGAGGCTTCAAAACCGAACATCGTGGCCTTATTGATGTCAAA GGAAAAGGTCTAATGAGTACCTATTGGCTAACCTGCAAGGATGGACCCGTTAAAATGTTGCGTGAGGAGATCTCTTGGAGGGCCGACATACAGCCCGTGTTCCTGGATCATCTAAAAATGCATCCTCCCACGGACTACAAGTTGCCCAAACGCAAATGA
- the LOC6652344 gene encoding E3 ubiquitin-protein ligase TRAIP, translating to MEHLFHLFGRANYSIVLNVNCCFSKSFLLLVSNCYDRMLNLNCVICAELFSQSDDVYVTTCGHMFHHQCLMQWLQRSQTCPQCRNKCTTRNVTRVYFNLANLDVSRIDVGTLQEQLDNANLSLKIKEKETKKLDQQIKDLKDTQKKCMKTIAGLEQKMQKNEFVLSSYVEQIKVLKSDSLVLDSLRKENKSLKQQIHTMEGVSAMLDANSAEVERLLKNESNPQVLANWVATIKRELRQSETKKTELRNIIRVVQHDLRKELDIKRTMEERISHLESDLYQAQEKIESKASSALDSPNNSVGLNHNILALKRGEKRATISPTTKENIKRIEESTSPYLNIKSSSVGLSHLLASKAKLSPTKGSRGLLSGPHATTGAIRKTTSDLSEKYSIFKKPRLNLGSVSTGLHAATSSNLVFNGVGGSEKPDPFAQRDEEERQQDREIQPQLLSKNINSRLKAGTLRNFKLGK from the exons ATGGAACATCTGTTCCATCTGTTTGGGCGCGCAAATTACTCCATCGTACTTAATGTTAATTGTTGTTTTAGCAagtcttttttgttgttagtgAGTAACTGTTATGACAGAATGTTGAATTTAAATTGTGTTATATGCGCCGAGCTGTTCTCACAATCAGACGATGTATATGTAACAACATGTGGGCATATGTTCCACCATCAATGTCTGATGCAATGGCTGCAGCG TTCCCAAACATGTCCCCAGTGCCGCAATAAATGTACAACACGCAATGTTACGCGCGTCTATTTCAACCTGGCTAACCTGGATGTTAGCCGCATTGATGTGGGCACCTTGCAAGAGCAACTGGATAATGCCAACCTTTCCTTGAAAATCAAGGAAAAAGAGACTAAAAAGTTAGACCAGCAGATCAAAGACCTAAAAGACACACAAAAGAAGTGCATGAAAACTATAGCCGGTTTAGAGCAAAAGATGCAAAAGAATGAATTTGTATTGAGCAGCTATGTGGAACAGATCAAGGTGCTAAAAAGTGATAGTCTGGTGTTGGATAGCTTGAGAAAGGAAAACAAATCGTTAAAGCAGCAGATTCATACTATGGAAGGTGTTTCCGCTATGCTAGATGCCAATTCCGCCGAAGTGGAACGCTTGTTAAAGAATGAATCTAATCCTCAAGTTCTGGCCAATTGGGTCGCCACAATTAAACGTGAGTTGCGTCAGAGCGAAACCAAGAAAACGGAGTTGAGAAATATCATCAGAGTGGTGCAGCATGACTTGCGCAAGGAACTGGACATTAAGCG TACCATGGAGGAGCGCATCTCACACTTGGAAAGCGATCTTTATCAAGCTCAAGAGAAG ATCGAGAGCAAAGCGAGTAGTGCTTTAGATTCTCCTAATAACTCTGTTGGATTGAATCATAATATACTTGCCCTGAAAAGAGGCGAAAAGCGGGCCACCATCTCTCCGACAACG AAAGAGAACATTAAACGCATTGAAGAGTCAACTTCACCATACCTTAACATCAAATCCAGCAGCGTGGGATTGTCCCATTTACTCGCCAGCAAAGCAAAACTATCGCCGACCAAAGGGAGCAGAGGTTTACTAAGTGGTCCTCATGCAACAACCGGAGCTATAAGGAAAACAACTAGTGATCTCAGCGAAAAG TACTCCATCTTTAAGAAGCCTCGCCTAAACCTAGGCTCTGTAAGCACAGGATTACATGCTGCAACAAGTTCTAATTTAGTGTTCAATGGTGTAGGTGGCTCCGAGAAGCCCGATCCCTTTGCCCAGCGGGACGAAGAGGAGAGGCAACAAGACCGCGAGATACAGCCACAGCTTTTATCAAAGAATATCAACTCGCGACTCAAAGCTGGTACTTTGCGAAATTTCAAGCTGGGCAAATAA